The Triticum aestivum cultivar Chinese Spring chromosome 7B, IWGSC CS RefSeq v2.1, whole genome shotgun sequence genome window below encodes:
- the LOC123157937 gene encoding protein SRG1: MADDDQQWKIPPNVQELAAAGPEEPPSRYVVRDHDRPALAGAGGDVTDPIPVVDLGRLSSGDADEAAKLRSALQTWGLFLAVGHGIEPALLGEMMAVTREFFNLPLEEKQRYTNLVGGKKEYRIEGYGGDMVLSETQVLDWCDRFYLVVDPESRRLHDLWPTRPPSFRDVLHRYSARCRELADAVLREAAGAAGLPDQGRLADMLDEKAVTYVRLNCYPPCPRPDRVLGFRPHSDGGALTVLLAETAGLQVRRDDDAGGGGWHDVPVVPGALVVNLGDTVEVVSNGVLRSPVHRVVAGAERGRVSMAMFYTVDPEREVEPAPELVSEERPRRYEKTKKSGDYVRELLESLARGERAIDKVKVV, from the exons ATGGCGGATGATGACCAGCAGTGGAAGATCCCACCCAACGTGCAGGAGCTGGCGGCAGCTGGCCCGGAGGAGCCACCGAGCCGATACGTGGTCCGCGACCATGACCGCCCCGCGCTCGCCGGCGCTGGCGGCGACGTCACGGACCCCATCCCCGTCGTCGACCTCGGCCGCCTGTCCTCCGGCGACGCAGACGAGGCGGCCAAGCTGCGGTCCGCCCTCCAGACCTGGGGCCTCTTCCTG GCCGTCGGGCACGGGATCGAGCCGGCTCTCCTGGGCGAGATGATGGCCGTGACGAGGGAGTTCTTCAACCTCCCGCTGGAAGAGAAGCAGAGGTACACCAACCTGGTCGGCGGCAAGAAAGAGTACAGGATCGAGGGGTACGGCGGCGACATGGTCCTGTCGGAGACCCAGGTCCTGGACTGGTGCGACCGGTTCTACCTCGTCGTGGACCCGGAGTCGCGGCGCCTCCACGACCTCTGGCCGACGCGGCCGCCCTCCTTCCGGGACGTCCTGCACCGGTACTCCGCGCGGTGCAGGGAGCTCGCCGACGCCGTGCTCCGGGAGGCCGCCGGCGCGGCGGGGCTCCCCGACCAGGGGCGCCTGGCCGACATGCTGGACGAGAAGGCCGTGACCTACGTCCGGCTCAACTGCTACCCCCCATGCCCGCGCCCCGACCGCGTGCTCGGGTTCAGGCCCCACTCCGACGGCGGCGCGCTCACCGTCCTCCTCGCCGAGACCGCCGGGCTCCAGGTGCGCCGCGACGACGACGCAGGCGGCGGTGGATGGCACGACGTGCCCGTGGTGCCCGGCGCGCTGGTGGTGAACCTCGGGGACACGGTGGAGGTGGTGAGCAACGGGGTGCTGAGGAGCCCCGTGCACAGGGTGGTGGCGGGCGCGGAGAGGGGGCGGGTGTCCATGGCGATGTTCTACACGGTGGACCCGGAGAGGGAGGTGGAGCCGGCGCCGGAGCTGGTGAGCGAGGAGAGGCCGAGGCGGTACGAGAAGACCAAGAAGAGCGGCGACTACGTCAGGGAGCTGCTGGAGAGCTtggcgcgaggggagcgggccATCGACAAGGTGAAGGTCGTCTGA